In one window of Microbacterium sp. PM5 DNA:
- a CDS encoding ATP-binding protein, with protein MSDTDAAERAARRVLLATSGAMVAAVGTFNVTVVAREHPVLPLWYLIVVIAAAATTIVGGAASPLLSTRMLRRTAGAATVLFWATVILFAPAAAMSEVERMPWVLTASSAATACALVAFGPRAAWATLAIGTLAGVAYRLTFGGFDLDGIVNDSHALLTAAVVCVLGGHVLSVGAGLDAAAAERRAAAARESSERGRLAARTHAAALVHDEVLATLVLAASELPVPLDRLAVQARRAAAMVTSLVDDGAREPLPLDAELVMEARRHGAELTCDIDGPLLLDDGVTTAMLGATRQALTNAARHAPLARRQVHLRARENDVRIDIVDDGPGFEMARIGDDRLGIRQSIVGRIERLSGGAAEIVSAPGVGTRVTLRYAKPAVGVEMAAVTDSAALRRGVTRIGVGYVVLQGLCAAAATVMAPHTWALQLAALVLILTTAELLRRSLPAAPSWPRSFGVIALVVGTTIATVVVAPLTYGTLWPVMALSFLLVPLALRGRTGTALVGAALVVGVLIAAGAAQGVAAGQILQLVTRPGLVVGVAALMLYVIARMQSRIVVLHHEAVAAAERQSWSMSARAELRERADDLAASVVPLLNRIAEGRPPSSEERRAYAAQEGRLRDDLRAGGLAREPLRSAVAAARARGVDVVLLDDSGGCADDGIEAAVGWMAESVAEARRHVVGRLHPDGRAVRATIAVDGRPHVFDAVSGHDPSRSFHGE; from the coding sequence GTGAGTGACACGGATGCCGCGGAGCGGGCGGCTCGGCGGGTGCTGCTCGCCACCAGCGGGGCGATGGTCGCCGCCGTCGGCACGTTCAACGTCACCGTCGTGGCCCGCGAACACCCCGTCCTCCCCCTCTGGTATCTGATCGTCGTGATCGCCGCGGCCGCCACCACCATCGTGGGCGGGGCGGCCTCTCCCCTGCTGAGCACCCGGATGCTGCGCCGTACGGCGGGGGCGGCGACGGTGCTGTTCTGGGCGACGGTCATCCTGTTCGCCCCGGCAGCGGCGATGTCGGAGGTGGAGCGCATGCCATGGGTGCTGACCGCCTCCAGCGCCGCGACGGCCTGCGCTCTCGTCGCCTTCGGTCCGCGTGCGGCGTGGGCCACCCTGGCGATCGGGACCCTCGCGGGAGTCGCCTACCGTCTCACGTTCGGAGGCTTCGATCTGGACGGAATCGTCAACGACTCGCACGCCCTGCTGACCGCGGCCGTGGTCTGCGTGCTGGGCGGGCATGTGCTGTCGGTGGGCGCCGGGCTGGACGCCGCCGCGGCCGAGCGGCGTGCCGCCGCCGCCCGCGAGTCGTCCGAGCGGGGCCGCCTGGCGGCGCGGACGCACGCGGCCGCCCTCGTCCACGACGAGGTGCTGGCGACGCTCGTGCTGGCCGCCTCCGAGCTGCCCGTTCCGCTGGATCGGCTCGCCGTCCAGGCGCGGCGCGCGGCGGCGATGGTCACATCTCTCGTCGACGACGGCGCACGCGAGCCTCTCCCCCTGGATGCCGAGCTCGTCATGGAAGCCCGTCGGCACGGTGCGGAGCTGACCTGCGACATCGACGGCCCCCTCCTGCTCGATGACGGGGTGACCACGGCGATGCTGGGGGCGACACGACAGGCGCTGACCAACGCCGCCCGGCATGCCCCGCTCGCGCGGCGACAGGTGCATCTGCGCGCACGGGAGAACGACGTGCGCATCGACATCGTCGACGATGGTCCCGGCTTCGAGATGGCCCGGATCGGCGATGATCGGCTCGGCATCCGCCAGAGCATCGTCGGGCGCATCGAACGCCTCTCGGGCGGCGCCGCCGAGATCGTCTCCGCGCCCGGCGTCGGCACCCGCGTCACACTGCGGTACGCGAAACCCGCCGTCGGCGTCGAGATGGCGGCGGTCACCGACTCCGCGGCGCTGCGGCGCGGCGTGACCCGTATCGGCGTGGGCTACGTCGTTCTGCAGGGGCTGTGCGCAGCCGCCGCGACGGTCATGGCACCGCACACGTGGGCCCTGCAGCTGGCGGCCTTGGTGCTGATCCTGACGACCGCCGAGCTGCTGCGCCGGTCGCTGCCCGCGGCGCCGTCATGGCCCCGGTCGTTCGGTGTCATCGCCCTGGTGGTCGGCACGACGATCGCGACGGTCGTCGTCGCCCCGCTCACCTACGGCACCCTGTGGCCGGTGATGGCGCTGTCGTTCCTGCTCGTGCCGCTGGCCCTGCGAGGACGCACCGGCACGGCACTGGTCGGCGCCGCGCTCGTCGTCGGCGTCCTGATCGCGGCAGGAGCCGCGCAGGGCGTCGCCGCCGGTCAGATCCTCCAGCTGGTCACCCGCCCGGGGCTCGTCGTCGGGGTCGCCGCGCTGATGCTGTACGTCATCGCGCGCATGCAGAGCCGCATCGTCGTGCTGCATCACGAGGCCGTCGCCGCGGCGGAGAGGCAGAGCTGGTCGATGTCGGCTCGTGCCGAACTGCGCGAACGCGCCGACGATCTCGCCGCCTCCGTGGTCCCGCTGTTGAACCGCATCGCCGAAGGGCGCCCTCCCTCATCCGAAGAGCGCCGCGCGTACGCGGCGCAGGAGGGCCGGCTGCGTGATGACCTCCGAGCCGGCGGGCTGGCACGTGAACCTCTGCGCAGCGCCGTCGCCGCGGCGCGTGCGCGCGGAGTCGACGTCGTTCTGCTCGATGACAGCGGCGGGTGCGCGGACGACGGTATCGAAGCGGCCGTGGGCTGGATGGCCGAGAGCGTCGCCGAGGCACGTCGGCACGTCGTCGGGCGCCTGCATCCGGACGGAAGAGCGGTGCGGGCGACCATCGCCGTCGACGGCCGCCCACACGTGTTCGACGCCGTCAGCGGTCACGACCCGTCGAGGAGCTTCCACGGCGAGTAG
- a CDS encoding response regulator transcription factor has protein sequence MRGRRREPTGNNAESTARASRRAPILERREVRHIHRRGVGSKRGVLGMVDAASVAVVDDHELVAMAVQNLLAATSDVVFVGHARTVDELVRRSPRAGLVLLDLSLRDGTHPADNVAALRRWGAQVLVLTSGEDPYLVRAASRADIRGVVRKSAPSAGLLTAIVSASRGEHVSTAEWASALDTDPLLEGAPLTAREREVLALYASGLGARDVATRLFISENTVNDHLRRIRSVYHQLGRPAATKVELYQRGLEDGYVPVPRRE, from the coding sequence GTGAGGGGACGCCGCCGCGAGCCCACCGGTAATAATGCGGAATCGACGGCGCGCGCCTCGCGTCGTGCCCCTATTCTGGAGCGGCGCGAGGTGCGGCACATCCACCGCCGGGGGGTCGGCTCGAAGAGAGGTGTCCTGGGGATGGTGGATGCGGCATCCGTCGCCGTCGTCGACGACCACGAGCTCGTCGCGATGGCGGTGCAGAACCTCCTCGCCGCGACATCCGACGTCGTCTTCGTCGGTCACGCCCGCACGGTCGACGAGCTGGTGCGTCGTTCGCCGCGCGCCGGTCTGGTGCTGCTCGATCTGAGCCTGCGCGACGGAACTCATCCCGCGGACAACGTCGCGGCGCTGCGCCGGTGGGGCGCCCAGGTCCTCGTGCTGACCTCGGGCGAGGACCCCTACCTCGTGCGCGCCGCCTCACGCGCCGACATCCGGGGCGTCGTGAGGAAGTCGGCACCGTCGGCGGGCCTGTTGACCGCGATCGTGTCGGCGTCGCGCGGCGAACACGTCTCGACGGCGGAATGGGCCTCAGCGCTCGACACCGATCCCCTGCTGGAGGGCGCCCCCCTCACCGCACGCGAACGCGAGGTCCTGGCGTTGTACGCCTCGGGGCTGGGGGCGCGGGACGTCGCGACACGGCTGTTCATCTCCGAGAACACGGTCAACGATCACCTCCGTCGCATCCGCTCGGTCTACCACCAGCTGGGGCGCCCGGCCGCGACGAAGGTCGAGCTGTATCAGCGGGGCCTCGAAGACGGCTACGTGCCGGTGCCACGGCGTGAGTGA
- a CDS encoding Dyp-type peroxidase: protein MAAPEQGARRPSSTRRQFLLGGAVAGVGAAAAIGVDLALTSTAPAGPPAAASVPLNGADVVPFHGVHQAGIDTDAQAHATFVALDLRADVDREGLRRLLRVLSDDAGRLTQGSPALADSEPELAAAPARLTVTFGFGPGLVARAQGTGPAWLRPLPPFGIDRLRDEFSHGDLLLQIAGDDPLTVAHATRMLLKDARSFAQVRWTQQGFRRAYGTVAPGTTMRNLFGQVDGTANPQPGTTHFDEVVWSDAGWLAGGTGAVVRRIHMDLDKWDKLDRPGREDSVGRTLSNGAPLTGTAEHDEPDFDAKTPIGFPVIPEFSHMRRSRPDDARQRIFRRGYNYDERPAGGDVSDSGLIFVSFQADVDAQFVPIQRRLDELDLLNEWTTPIGSAVFAIPPGCQPGGYIGETLLA from the coding sequence ATGGCGGCGCCCGAACAGGGCGCGCGTCGACCGTCGTCGACCCGGCGGCAGTTCCTCCTCGGAGGGGCTGTCGCCGGTGTCGGCGCCGCCGCTGCGATCGGCGTCGACCTCGCCCTCACCTCCACGGCACCCGCGGGCCCGCCGGCGGCGGCATCCGTCCCGCTCAACGGCGCGGATGTCGTGCCGTTCCACGGCGTGCATCAGGCCGGGATCGACACCGACGCCCAGGCGCACGCCACCTTCGTCGCGCTCGATCTTCGTGCCGACGTCGACCGCGAGGGGCTGCGGCGCCTGTTGCGCGTCCTGTCCGACGACGCCGGGCGGCTGACCCAGGGCTCACCCGCCCTCGCCGACTCCGAACCGGAGCTCGCCGCAGCACCGGCGCGACTCACCGTGACCTTCGGCTTCGGGCCGGGCCTCGTCGCTCGCGCCCAGGGCACGGGGCCCGCATGGCTGAGGCCGCTGCCGCCGTTCGGGATCGACCGCCTGCGCGACGAGTTCAGCCACGGTGACCTGCTGCTGCAGATCGCCGGCGACGACCCGCTGACCGTCGCCCACGCGACGCGCATGCTGCTGAAGGACGCGCGCAGCTTCGCCCAGGTCCGCTGGACGCAGCAGGGGTTCCGTCGCGCGTACGGCACGGTCGCTCCCGGCACCACCATGCGCAATCTGTTCGGTCAGGTCGACGGCACCGCCAACCCGCAACCCGGCACGACGCACTTCGACGAGGTCGTCTGGTCGGATGCGGGGTGGCTGGCCGGCGGCACCGGCGCGGTCGTCCGCCGCATCCACATGGACCTCGACAAGTGGGACAAGCTGGACCGCCCGGGTCGAGAGGACTCCGTCGGCCGCACCCTGTCCAACGGCGCGCCGCTCACCGGCACGGCCGAGCACGACGAGCCCGACTTCGACGCGAAGACCCCGATCGGCTTCCCCGTGATCCCCGAGTTCTCTCACATGCGTCGCTCGCGGCCCGATGATGCGAGACAGCGGATCTTCCGTCGTGGCTACAACTACGACGAGCGACCGGCAGGGGGAGACGTCTCCGATTCCGGACTGATCTTCGTGTCGTTCCAGGCCGACGTCGACGCTCAGTTCGTGCCCATCCAGCGGCGGCTCGACGAGCTCGACCTGCTCAACGAGTGGACGACGCCGATCGGGTCGGCGGTGTTCGCCATCCCTCCGGGATGCCAGCCGGGCGGGTACATCGGCGAGACACTGCTGGCGTGA
- a CDS encoding copper chaperone PCu(A)C, whose product MSIHTTTRTRLTVAARAGALLSVGLLALAGCATTTPSAGSTPSTSASAADTSGAAVTISDAWVKAADSGMSAAFGTLHNDSKTDITLVSATSPASSMLQLHETVADASGAMVMKEKSGGFVIPAGGDFVLQPGGNHIMLMDLTAPLKAGEDATFTLTFSDGSTTEFSAPVKDYSGANENYQGGDMQMSPTPSTTPSH is encoded by the coding sequence GTGAGCATCCACACCACCACCCGCACCCGCCTGACCGTCGCCGCGCGCGCCGGCGCTCTGCTGAGCGTCGGCCTGCTGGCGCTCGCCGGGTGCGCCACCACGACCCCGTCGGCGGGATCGACCCCCTCGACGTCGGCGAGCGCCGCCGACACCAGCGGCGCCGCCGTGACGATCTCCGACGCGTGGGTCAAGGCGGCCGACTCCGGCATGTCCGCCGCCTTCGGCACTCTCCACAACGACTCGAAGACGGACATCACTCTCGTGTCGGCGACCTCGCCGGCATCGTCCATGCTGCAGCTGCACGAGACCGTCGCCGATGCGTCGGGCGCCATGGTCATGAAGGAGAAGAGCGGCGGGTTCGTCATTCCGGCCGGGGGCGATTTCGTGCTCCAGCCGGGCGGCAATCACATCATGCTGATGGACCTGACCGCTCCTCTGAAAGCCGGGGAGGACGCCACCTTCACTCTGACGTTCTCCGACGGCTCGACCACGGAGTTCTCGGCGCCGGTGAAGGACTACTCCGGCGCGAACGAGAACTATCAGGGCGGGGACATGCAGATGAGCCCCACTCCCTCGACGACGCCGAGCCACTGA
- a CDS encoding copper resistance CopC family protein — protein sequence MSSSRFHLRAALLAAALAAAAVLVPAAPAAAHDELLASSPSPGAALDSAPTEVTLTFSADVLTIGAAVIVADGAGKDWAAAAPAVDNGVVSVPLVPALPAGGYEIRWRVVSQDGHPISGVVPFTIGGAAPLTRTPVATPATRAASDAATADTTPQDQSAREDQGIIRILLVGAGGAIIAVAAYAAFHLLRRKKGTSQ from the coding sequence GTGTCGTCGTCCCGTTTTCATCTGCGAGCGGCCCTTCTCGCCGCGGCCCTGGCGGCCGCGGCAGTGCTCGTGCCCGCTGCGCCGGCCGCGGCTCACGACGAGCTGCTGGCGAGTAGTCCGAGCCCCGGCGCGGCACTCGACAGCGCGCCGACGGAGGTGACGCTCACCTTCTCGGCCGACGTGCTGACGATCGGCGCGGCCGTCATCGTCGCCGACGGCGCCGGGAAGGACTGGGCAGCGGCCGCACCCGCCGTCGACAACGGCGTGGTGTCGGTGCCGCTCGTTCCGGCTCTGCCCGCCGGCGGATACGAGATCCGCTGGCGCGTCGTCTCGCAGGACGGCCATCCGATCAGCGGAGTCGTCCCGTTCACGATCGGAGGCGCGGCGCCGCTGACGCGGACACCCGTCGCCACGCCGGCGACGCGCGCAGCATCGGACGCCGCCACCGCCGACACCACCCCACAGGACCAGAGCGCACGAGAGGACCAGGGGATCATCCGCATCCTCCTGGTCGGCGCGGGCGGGGCGATCATCGCCGTCGCCGCCTACGCCGCCTTCCATCTCCTCCGCCGTAAGAAAGGCACTTCACAGTGA
- a CDS encoding amino acid permease, translating into MTDNEALSRMDPEDARENARELTGDRTEAAQDFSSEDAGYHKTLRPRQIQMIAIGGAIGTGLFMGAGGRLASSGPSLILVYAVCGFFAFLILRALGELVLHRPSSGSFVSYAREFYGEKLAYGAGWMYFLNWAMTSIVDVTAAALYVKFWAQYWQPLQQVPQWTIALIALVVVLSLNLVSVKLFGEMEFWFALIKVAALVIFLIVGTCFLIFNGATDVGATGFSVIAENGGLFPMGFVAPLLAISGVVFAYAAIELVGTAAGETANPEKVMPKAINTVVFRIAIFYVGSILLLSLLLPFSTYEAGQSPFVTFFSHIGSPETGAIAGSVMNFVVLTAALSSLNAGLYSTGRILRSMSVNGSAPAFTAKMSKNGVPYGGILLTAAITLAGVGINALWPSQAFEIVLEVSALGIIGGWATIILCQLKLVKWAKQGTLQRPSFRLFGAPFTSYLTLAFLAFVLVTMGFSETGRWVLASLIVLIPALIVGWFAARGKIQAAVAAREGYTGTYPVIAERPATEAAKRRR; encoded by the coding sequence ATGACGGACAACGAGGCGCTCTCGCGCATGGATCCCGAGGATGCCCGCGAGAACGCGCGCGAGCTGACGGGAGATCGCACCGAGGCCGCGCAGGACTTCTCCAGCGAGGACGCCGGGTACCACAAGACGCTGCGCCCACGACAGATTCAGATGATCGCCATCGGCGGCGCCATCGGAACGGGTCTGTTCATGGGCGCCGGCGGCCGCCTCGCCTCCAGCGGCCCCTCGCTGATCCTCGTCTACGCCGTGTGCGGCTTCTTCGCCTTCCTCATCCTGCGCGCGCTCGGCGAGCTGGTGCTGCACCGCCCCTCGTCGGGCTCCTTCGTCTCGTACGCCCGCGAGTTCTACGGCGAGAAGCTCGCGTACGGCGCGGGGTGGATGTACTTCCTCAACTGGGCCATGACCTCGATCGTGGACGTCACCGCCGCGGCCCTGTACGTGAAGTTCTGGGCGCAGTACTGGCAGCCGTTGCAGCAGGTGCCCCAGTGGACGATCGCCTTGATCGCCCTGGTGGTCGTGCTCTCACTCAACCTCGTGAGCGTCAAGCTGTTCGGCGAGATGGAGTTCTGGTTCGCGCTCATCAAGGTCGCCGCGCTCGTCATCTTCTTGATCGTCGGGACCTGCTTCCTGATCTTCAACGGCGCGACCGATGTCGGCGCCACGGGCTTCAGCGTCATCGCCGAGAACGGCGGCCTCTTCCCCATGGGCTTCGTCGCGCCCCTCCTCGCGATCTCCGGCGTCGTGTTCGCCTACGCCGCGATCGAGCTCGTCGGCACCGCCGCCGGTGAGACCGCCAACCCGGAGAAGGTCATGCCGAAGGCGATCAACACGGTGGTCTTCCGCATCGCGATCTTCTACGTCGGCTCGATCCTGCTGCTGTCCCTGCTGCTGCCGTTCAGCACCTACGAGGCCGGGCAGTCGCCCTTCGTGACGTTCTTCTCGCACATCGGCTCGCCCGAGACCGGCGCGATCGCAGGTTCGGTCATGAACTTCGTCGTGCTGACCGCAGCCCTGTCGAGCCTCAACGCGGGCCTGTACTCCACCGGTCGCATCCTCCGCTCGATGTCGGTGAACGGCTCGGCGCCCGCCTTCACCGCGAAGATGAGCAAGAACGGCGTCCCCTACGGCGGCATCCTGCTGACGGCCGCCATCACCCTCGCGGGCGTCGGCATCAACGCGCTGTGGCCGTCGCAGGCGTTCGAGATCGTGCTCGAGGTCTCGGCTCTCGGCATCATCGGCGGCTGGGCGACCATCATCCTCTGCCAGCTCAAGCTCGTGAAGTGGGCGAAGCAGGGCACGCTGCAACGGCCCTCGTTCCGCCTCTTCGGCGCCCCGTTCACCTCATACCTGACACTCGCGTTCCTCGCGTTCGTGCTCGTCACGATGGGCTTCTCGGAGACCGGCCGATGGGTGCTCGCCTCGCTCATCGTGCTGATCCCCGCGCTCATCGTCGGCTGGTTCGCCGCGCGCGGCAAGATCCAGGCCGCCGTCGCGGCACGGGAGGGCTACACGGGCACCTACCCGGTGATCGCCGAGCGCCCGGCGACAGAGGCGGCCAAGCGGCGCCGTTGA
- a CDS encoding LysR family transcriptional regulator, translating into MATPTVRQLQYFLTAARLGTFSAAAAEHHIAQPSLSEQISVLEASLGVRLFTRTTRRLLLTDVGKQLVPLAEKTLADVDEIADFGRRVGSLEEGTVLFGTFNSAHLYLLTDLIREFHSRHPAVKVKVTGLNSSEVAESVRNGDLEAGIVQLPIDDRQLRLIPGVFVDHVVYVSRNPEHTRAPIDIATLSTRPLILSEARWSLDDPLRVSLLERAQAAGVRLDPIIEVEFQTHALELAAQGVGDSLVSYHVGRSVIAERGLYMAPLTPAVEEHYAFVTRRAGSISPATAAFMELARQILAGLQGPAPAPTIG; encoded by the coding sequence GTGGCCACTCCCACCGTGCGCCAGCTGCAGTACTTCCTCACCGCTGCCCGGTTGGGAACGTTCTCGGCGGCGGCCGCCGAGCACCACATCGCGCAGCCCAGCCTGTCGGAGCAGATCTCGGTGCTCGAAGCGAGCCTGGGCGTGCGTCTGTTCACCCGCACCACGCGACGACTGCTGCTCACCGATGTGGGCAAGCAGCTCGTGCCCCTCGCCGAGAAGACCCTGGCCGATGTGGACGAGATCGCCGACTTCGGCAGGCGCGTCGGCTCACTCGAAGAGGGCACGGTGCTCTTCGGCACCTTCAACAGCGCGCACCTGTATCTGCTCACCGATCTCATCCGCGAGTTCCATTCCCGGCATCCGGCGGTCAAGGTGAAGGTGACCGGGCTCAACTCCTCCGAGGTCGCCGAGTCGGTGCGAAACGGCGACCTCGAAGCCGGCATCGTCCAGTTGCCGATCGATGACCGACAACTGCGTCTGATCCCCGGAGTCTTCGTCGACCACGTGGTGTACGTGTCGCGCAATCCGGAGCACACCCGCGCTCCGATCGACATCGCGACCCTGTCGACGCGGCCCCTCATCCTCTCCGAGGCCCGATGGTCGCTCGACGATCCCCTCCGGGTCTCACTGCTCGAGCGGGCGCAAGCGGCGGGAGTTCGACTCGACCCGATCATCGAAGTCGAGTTCCAGACGCACGCCCTCGAGCTCGCGGCCCAAGGGGTCGGCGACTCCCTCGTGTCGTACCACGTGGGGCGATCGGTGATCGCGGAGCGCGGGCTGTACATGGCCCCGCTGACGCCCGCGGTGGAGGAGCACTACGCGTTCGTCACCCGGCGCGCAGGATCGATCTCGCCGGCCACCGCGGCGTTCATGGAGCTCGCGCGCCAGATCCTCGCGGGCCTCCAGGGGCCGGCACCGGCCCCGACCATCGGCTGA
- a CDS encoding SDR family oxidoreductase, whose protein sequence is MQTTTPPVALVTGAASGMGASTVTLFLERGYTVVALDVAWPDTDVEPGGALRRIVADVRSRDAVVAAIDGVLTGDEGIDVVANIAGVYPPTTLATYDEETYRRIFDINVLGVLNVIAAARPRLRRGASVVNFASVDAFTVSRGQLLYGASKAAVVMLTKALALELAPDGIRVNGIAPGWVATPGNAATGRMEAAAASIPLGRVATPEEIAAWVWLVSQPEYGAFLDGETIVLSGADVMR, encoded by the coding sequence ATGCAGACCACGACACCGCCGGTCGCCCTTGTCACCGGGGCAGCGAGCGGAATGGGCGCGAGCACGGTCACGCTGTTCCTGGAGCGCGGCTACACCGTGGTCGCCCTCGACGTCGCGTGGCCCGACACCGACGTCGAGCCCGGCGGAGCCCTCCGGCGCATCGTGGCCGACGTCCGCTCCCGCGACGCGGTCGTTGCGGCCATCGATGGGGTGCTGACGGGCGACGAGGGCATCGATGTGGTCGCCAACATCGCGGGCGTCTACCCGCCGACCACCCTCGCGACGTACGACGAGGAGACCTACCGGCGCATCTTCGACATCAACGTGCTCGGCGTGCTCAACGTCATCGCCGCGGCCCGGCCACGCCTGCGTCGCGGCGCCTCCGTCGTGAACTTCGCGTCGGTCGATGCGTTCACGGTTTCACGCGGCCAACTGCTCTACGGTGCGTCGAAGGCTGCCGTCGTCATGCTCACGAAGGCTCTCGCGCTCGAACTGGCGCCCGACGGCATCCGCGTCAACGGCATCGCGCCGGGCTGGGTCGCGACCCCCGGCAACGCGGCGACCGGACGCATGGAGGCCGCCGCGGCGTCGATTCCGCTCGGTCGCGTCGCGACGCCGGAGGAGATCGCCGCCTGGGTCTGGCTCGTGTCCCAGCCCGAATACGGCGCTTTCCTCGACGGGGAGACGATCGTGCTCTCAGGCGCGGACGTGATGCGGTGA
- a CDS encoding SDR family oxidoreductase, which yields MSTVVITGAARGQGAAHAAALADAGYALVLADRMDDAGQRVAAGLRERGADARYYSLDVGDEGGWSALAAQLEDEAQPVVGLVNNAGILRYGRIADTDSATWLLHDRVNALGAFLGIRALAPLMREGGSIVNVSSTAALVGTAGYAAYSASKAAVIALTRVAAIEYAPRVRVNAICPGGVDTPMNDDEPVGGSSTGAPLGRRARPEEISPLVRYLVSDASSFVTGSVLTIDGGLTAV from the coding sequence GTGAGCACCGTCGTCATCACCGGGGCCGCGCGTGGCCAGGGCGCCGCCCATGCCGCCGCCCTCGCCGACGCGGGCTACGCGCTGGTGCTGGCCGACCGCATGGACGACGCCGGACAGAGGGTCGCCGCGGGCCTGCGCGAGCGCGGAGCCGACGCGCGGTACTACTCGCTGGACGTCGGCGACGAGGGCGGGTGGTCCGCGCTGGCCGCTCAGCTCGAGGACGAGGCGCAACCCGTCGTCGGTCTTGTGAACAACGCCGGCATCCTCCGCTACGGCAGGATCGCCGACACCGACTCCGCGACCTGGCTGCTGCACGACAGGGTGAACGCGCTCGGCGCCTTTCTCGGCATCCGCGCACTGGCACCCCTCATGCGCGAGGGAGGCTCCATCGTCAACGTCTCCTCCACCGCGGCGCTGGTCGGGACCGCGGGCTACGCGGCCTACTCCGCATCGAAGGCCGCCGTCATCGCGCTCACTCGCGTCGCGGCCATCGAATACGCGCCGCGCGTCCGCGTCAACGCGATCTGCCCCGGCGGCGTCGACACGCCGATGAACGACGACGAGCCCGTCGGAGGCAGTTCGACCGGTGCCCCCCTGGGACGACGGGCTCGACCGGAGGAGATCTCGCCCCTCGTGCGCTACCTCGTCTCCGATGCCTCGTCGTTCGTCACCGGATCCGTCCTCACGATCGACGGCGGCCTGACCGCCGTCTGA
- a CDS encoding transporter substrate-binding domain-containing protein translates to MPRTTRARAATALVSIASVAVLLTGCAGAAAPASTVASDCTPKHAGLKTFTAGTLTVGVPENLPYTQTKGTDASGLEIDVVRKLADAECLALAFVPITYANGIPMISEQHKTDMITGGWYVTAARAEKVGFTSPTFYDSMGIISKDGIDTVTGLESVGAVGSGAGFSWEGDMSGILGDKFKTYPGTAEMKQDLLNGRIQAALDGYAVATVAYKDTGFQVKPAKEDDRVAITTSQPMIAFPIDKDNKALSDAFSELIDGFRADGTLAKLNASYDLPDSLIVPADKAAGSIR, encoded by the coding sequence ATGCCCCGCACCACCCGCGCACGCGCCGCCACGGCGCTCGTGTCCATCGCCTCCGTCGCCGTGCTGCTCACCGGCTGCGCCGGCGCCGCCGCACCCGCCTCCACCGTCGCCTCGGACTGCACACCGAAGCACGCGGGACTGAAGACCTTCACCGCCGGAACGCTCACGGTGGGCGTTCCCGAGAACCTGCCCTACACCCAGACGAAGGGCACCGACGCGTCGGGCCTCGAGATCGACGTCGTCCGCAAGCTCGCGGATGCCGAGTGCCTCGCGCTCGCCTTCGTGCCGATCACCTACGCCAACGGCATCCCGATGATCAGCGAGCAGCACAAGACCGACATGATCACCGGCGGATGGTACGTCACCGCTGCCAGGGCCGAGAAGGTGGGCTTCACCAGCCCGACCTTCTACGACTCGATGGGCATCATCTCCAAGGACGGCATCGACACGGTCACGGGACTGGAGAGCGTCGGCGCCGTCGGCTCGGGCGCCGGCTTCTCGTGGGAGGGCGACATGTCCGGCATCCTCGGCGACAAGTTCAAGACCTACCCCGGTACGGCCGAGATGAAGCAGGATCTGCTCAACGGTCGCATCCAGGCGGCCCTCGACGGCTACGCGGTCGCGACCGTGGCCTACAAGGACACCGGCTTCCAGGTGAAGCCGGCGAAGGAGGACGACCGCGTCGCGATCACCACGTCGCAGCCGATGATCGCCTTCCCCATCGACAAGGACAACAAGGCGCTCTCCGACGCGTTCAGCGAGCTCATCGACGGCTTCCGCGCCGACGGCACGCTCGCGAAGCTCAACGCGAGCTACGACCTGCCCGACTCGCTCATCGTCCCCGCCGACAAGGCGGCGGGCTCCATCCGCTGA